In Nymphaea colorata isolate Beijing-Zhang1983 chromosome 13, ASM883128v2, whole genome shotgun sequence, one DNA window encodes the following:
- the LOC116267106 gene encoding putative pentatricopeptide repeat-containing protein At3g47840 — translation MKWAPTGSYRLHFFSCTSAGSHRHQVSDEILQRNAAMPALRLLLPSLTADTSFPNTTALASLIRASTGSSSRREHGEQLHAFCIKTSRSSNTLVANALIAMYSKAGSIEAAETIFSKMADKDRVTLNTMVSVYEQNNQHQGAIGIFYRMCCTENKLDEFGLSSALRSCASMRALGLGRSIHAHSLKLSCLPNLCIQTAIIKLYCECGSIEGALLMFEEMPERDVICWNSIICGLVKNGRDVEAIRFFKEMIAVDDGADSYTLAALISSAYCLEKVSAGDQLHAYAINTGIISSLSVMNALITMYARSGRLHESKTVFQTMPGKNVVSWTAMISGCAQQGREEEALQLFSDMMRGTSAGVRPNQVTFMTAFDCCGNLATLLQGNMLLALVLKLGFASRVEVQNSMLSFFSECGRMEDAETTFKTIREPDIVSWNSLISGYCKQGRGSEALATFEKMQKNGVTPDSITFISLLSACRHAGLLHEGLTLFEKMIFHYGIEPQMEHLLCTVNLLARSGQLGLADKFIRQIDLKHQDVSLWRTLLGACRVHGNAEFASLAAEKVLEMESCNSEAFVVLSNIYAASGRWDMAGNFRRLMKNMNVIKQPGFSWIEVGNKVHCFVSASPSHPKINEIYAALIELSSHMKHCGE, via the coding sequence ATGAAATGGGCTCCAACAGGAAGCTACAGGCTCCATTTCTTTAGCTGCACGTCTGCTGGCAGCCATCGGCACCAAGTGTCTGATGAAATTCTTCAACGAAATGCAGCCATGCCCGCGCTTCGCCTCCTCCTGCCATCTTTGACGGCAGACACAAGTTTTCCGAACACCACAGCCCTTGCGTCTCTGATCCGCGCTTCCACCGGCTCTTCTTCGCGACGTGAGCACGGCGAGCAGCTGCACGCTTTCTGCATCAAGACAAGTCGCTCTTCGAACACGTTGGTTGCAAATGCCCTCATCGCCATGTACTCGAAAGCGGGCAGCATCGAAGCCGCGGAGACCATCTTCAGTAAGATGGCAGACAAGGACCGCGTCACTCTCAACACCATGGTTTCTGTTTATGAGCAGAATAATCAACATCAAGGAGCTATTGGCATTTTCTACCGGATGTGCTGTACCGAGAACAAGCTTGACGAGTTCGGCTTGTCGAGCGCATTGCGCTCGTGCGCGAGCATGCGGGCACTAGGATTAGGTCGATCAATTCACGCCCACTCGTTGAAGCTCAGCTGCCTGCCTAATCTCTGCATACAGACTGCTATTATCAAGCTGTATTGCGAATGCGGAAGCATCGAGGGCGCATTGTTGATGTTCGAGGAAATGCCTGAAAGAGATGTTATCTGCTGGAATTCAATCATTTGCGGTCTTGTCAAGAACGGCAGAGACGTAGAAGCAATACGTTTCTTCAAGGAAATGATAGCCGTCGATGATGGAGCTGATTCTTATACGTTGGCAGCACTGATTTCTTCTGCTTATTGCTTGGAAAAAGTGTCCGCCGGTGACCAGCTGCATGCTTATGCTATAAACACCGGAATCATCTCGTCACTGTCAGTGATGAACGCACTGATTACCATGTACGCTAGGTCGGGAAGACTTCATGAATCGAAGACGGTGTTCCAGACAATGCCGGGGAAGAACGTTGTCTCCTGGACGGCAATGATCTCTGGTTGCGCACAGCAGGGGCGTGAAGAAGAAGCACTGCAGCTTTTCTCTGACATGATGAGAGGTACGAGTGCTGGAGTCAGACCGAATCAGGTCACCTTTATGACAGCTTTCGATTGCTGTGGGAATTTAGCAACTTTGCTGCAGGGGAACATGCTGCTTGCTTTAGTGCTGAAACTGGGTTTTGCATCAAGAGTTGAAGTGCAGAATTCAATGCTTAGTTTTTTCTCAGAGTGCGGTCGTATGGAAGACGCAGAGACGACGTTTAAGACCATAAGGGAGCCTGACATTGTGTCCTGGAACTCTCTGATAAGTGGTTACTGTAAACAGGGTAGAGGCAGTGAAGCTCTCGCGACCTTtgagaaaatgcaaaagaacgGAGTGACCCCAGATTCTATTACATTCATCTCATTGTTGTCCGCATGTAGGCATGCGGGGTTACTCCACGAAGGCCTTACGTTGTTCGAGAAGATGATTTTTCATTATGGCATTGAGCCGCAGATGGAGCACTTACTCTGTACTGTTAACCTCTTGGCACGCTCTGGCCAGCTTGGTCTAGCAGATAAATTTATCAGGCAAATTGATCTCAAGCACCAAGACGTGTCCTTGTGGAGAACTCTTCTTGGTGCTTGCAGGGTTCATGGCAATGCAGAATTTGCTTCATTGGCAGCAGAAAAGGTTCTTGAAATGGAGTCCTGCAACTCCGAAGCCTTCGTTGTGCTTTCTAATATATATGCAGCAAGTGGAAGGTGGGACATGGCAGGCAATTTTAGGCGCTTGATGAAGAACATGAATGTCATCAAGCAGCCAGGATTTAGTTGGATTGAGGTTGGAAACAAGGTTCATTGTTTCGTTAGTGCAAGCCCAAGCCATCCCAAGATTAATGAAATATACGCCGCACTAATAGAGCTTAGTAGCCACATGAAGCATTGTGGAGAATGA